CTTTCTCTTCGCGTTCTCTTCTCTCAACTAATGCTGGTGGTCATATATATGTTTTAGCAATTTATTATATCATTTGTATGCACACAAATAACACCAGTGCATAATTTATTATTTGACTTCTGTATATACTTCTGTGATTTGTTTTGTTTGGGTTTAGTCCAATTGTGGCATGATTCGACTATTTGTATACAGTTTCAATGCAGAACTTTTATTATGAAGGCGAACCGCTGATTCAACTCACCGGTAATATCGCTCACTTCACAGTCGTGACCAGAAGAAGGAGCCGAGCTAACGTATCGGAAACGTTATAATACCAGTGCAGTCAAAGCAGCCAACGGCTGTCGACCACGGAAAAGCGAAAATACCAATATCTATTAATACCCGTTTATCAACTATAAAAGTAATATTGTGAGTTGATGTAAAGCTAGCCAGGGTAGATCGCCTTATACTACAGCTAATTGCTATATGCTAGTTAGCATCACGTAGCTAGCCTTTGCTCTATCTTCGACAACCGGTCCCTACGCACTAGCAGAATGGCCTTAAAACGAATTCACAAGGTAAACTGATTGTTGTTTGAGTCTTTGCCGTAAACACAGCTAAATCAGTTAGTGATGTTATAGGTCATGTGGtagaatgtatatatttttttgtcgtTTTAGTTAGCTATGTAACGCGTCGTACAGTGAGCAGTTGCAAGTTCGCTATAACAAGCGTGCTTATTTGGTTGTTAGCCAGCTTGGCTTGCAGTAGCATGGCCTAGtagcttagctagctaagtagttaagctaacgttagctagtttaaAGTGAGTGAGCTAAATATTAGTTCAGAATCTAGCTAGCAGTAACGTTAGCTCAGAATCCGAATTATATCAATCGTCTCACGTTAGCTTAGTCGGTGTCATTGTTAGCTAGTAACGTTATCCCCTAAACTTTCTGGTGCTTGTTAACTAATTAACAAGTCATGGTGAAACCTGATGAGATTGAGGAAATGGTTGTTATTacataccactaccaccaacTCGTGGCAGGTTTCGGTTTGGTGTATCTTGCTGGAAATATAAACCTTGTCATTCAAGCTGGCCAAGTCTAGTGTCATCCTCGTCTTGGTATTTTCTGGTATCTATTCCGAAACTAGCATAAAAATATACATAGCTTCTGTGGTAATTATTACTAAAGTAAAATAGTGTAATTGCTGTGTCCCCAAACAAAGTAATACATTCAACACTTCTCCTAATATTGGTTTAGAGCGATGTCATGATTGCACTGACACTTGACTGTGACGCCCGAAGTCAAGATAAAAATGCAAGAGAAGGTAGTCCCTCATTAAGAAAACACcctattacagtgccttgcaaaactatttaatccatcttggcgtttttcctattttgttgtattacaccctgtaatttaaatggatttcatgtaatggacgtacagaaaatagtccaaaatggtgaagtgaaaataaaaaacggaaaagtgATGGGTGCATATCTATTTCCTATGAAGCCccgaaataagatctggtgcaaccaattacctttagAAGTCACATAATTGGTTAAATAAACTCCACttatgtgcaatctaagtgtcacatgatctatcacctgatctcagtatatatacacctgttctgaaaggccccagagtctgcaacaccactaagcaaggggcaccaccaagcaagcagcaccatgaagaccaaggagctttccaaacaggtcagggacaaagttgtgaagtacagatcagggttgggttataaaaaaatatccgaaaATTTGAACATCCCATAgcgcaccattaaatccattattaaaaaatggataGAATATggaaccacaacaaacctgccagagcgggcctcccaccaaaactcacggaccaggcaaggagggcattaatcagataaccctgaaggagctccacagcggagattggagtgtcTGTCCATAAGACCGCTTTAAACTGTATCACCCCACAGGGCTGGGCTTTACGGAAAGTgtcaagaaaaaaataagcaaacgtattggtgttcaccaaaaggcatgtaggagactccccaaacatatggaagaaggtactctggtcagatgagactaaaattgaggtttttggccatcaaggaaaacgctatgtctggcgcaaacccaacacctcatcacccgagaacaacatccctacagtgaagcatggtggtggcagcatcatgctgtggggatgtttttcatcggcagggactgggtaaCTGGTCACAATTGAAGGAAtggtggatggcgctaaatacagggaaattctggagggaaacctgtttgtcttcaagagatttgagactgggatggaggttcaccttccagcaggacaatgaccttaagcatactgctaaagcaacacttgagtggtttaaggggaaacatttaaatgtcttggaatggcctagtcaaatcccagacctcaatccaattgagaatctgtggtatgacttaaagattgctgtacaccagcagaacccatctaACCTGAAGgcgctggagcagttttgccttgaagaataggCAAAAATCACAgcggctagatgtgccaagcttatagagacataccccaagagacttgcagctgtaattgctgcaaaatgtgtctctacaaagtattgactttggggggggtgatgagttatgcacactcaagttgtctgttttttgtcttatttcttgtttgtttcgcaAGAAAAAAACATTTAGCATTTTctaagtggtaggcatgttgtgtaaatcaaatgaccccccccctccagagatcaattttaattccaggttgtaaggcaacaaaataggaaaaataccaaATAGGAAAAATACCAAGCCACTGTAGCTACTCTGCTTTTAATGTTACAGGGCCATGGCATTAATCTGAAAGAATGCATATTTGATTGTAATTGGCAAACATTAACTAAAACATCATGGATGAAGTCTCCAACATTACATTGCTGTAGTAGCCTGTACCTTTGAAACATGAGCAAATTGGGCGTCAGTGTTGATTTTACATTATGCCTAGCTTACAAACATTCAGTTTGAATATGTGTGAACAAATGTAGGGCTATGCTTCCAGATAGCTTTATATTCACATTGAGTGGGACAGGCCCTGTGCCTAAAAATAAGTTGTTAGTAACCCTGGATGTTGCTTCAAAGCCCTTTGAGGCCTACCTGAAAAATAAAGGGGAAACATTGGTTGTTAACTGTACAAATAAGGTATAGCCTAATAACCAACCTATTAGAATGGGATGTTCCTGTTGTAAACTTACTGACACAATTGAACTGAATTGAACCCAACATAGTTTATTAAACCAGCAACAAAATGTAGGCCTAAACATGCAGGACGATGCATGTAAACTCTGGTTTActatagggctgggcgatatgggcAAAATATTATATCACGGTAtttaaagaaaagaaaaagaCAGTATTTCGTTTTTTAATAGTAAAAGTTATACATTTGCTTAATGAGTAGTGCAtgaccctagggtggcaacaTAACAAAAAAAAAATTGATTTCAAtaggtctttctccattctgattgttttatactgttcaacttCAACACCAAAAAAGTCATAATTTTCATCAATTTCTGCATTTGAGATCATTTCTACACTGCACGTAGGGCTGCACGATATGGGCAAGTAATCTGGGCCTTATTTTTTTCTTATGTTTCAATTTGACTTGTGATTTAGAGAAAAACACTTGGGTTAACTGTTGGAATTATCTTTTTGTCTGTAAAAAGAATTATGCTACGAATTGTGGTGGTAGCAATTTCTGGGACAATTGTTGCTAGAATAACCATGTTGATGTAAATGTACAGTTATgctatgttgtgtggtcctcccactgcgACTTGAAAAGCAtgcacagggtggtgaaagtggaCAGTGATGAGCATGaggctcctttccaataaatatcgagggtcttaatTTTACCCCAAGCATGTGTAAACCTGGGATGTAAAACAGCTCTTTGCTGTTTTTgttgtctctagtcatggttttgaaATCTCACAATATCAACTTCGCTGTGTGTTCAAGGTTTTTTATAGTCTACGGTTTGAGTCCTGTGCATACACAGTCATTTGAGCTATCTGATTGGTCATCGGTAGGCCTAtgggtgcacttgatttgctcgcTGGGCTTGCCGTGTAGGTGGAGATCTACCTTTTTAGACCCAAGAAATGGTTCAAATGGGAACACTTTTACCTTCCCGGTGCTATGGCTCCTGAATCAAGTGCATTTACCAGCAGCAGCGCAAAACAAATTGGAACTCGAGGCTTTAtcgttgttgttttttacagaaatgttttatCGGCTGGGAATGTTTTTGAGATCAACCAGTCGATCACAATCCACGCTCATCGCTACGGTTTACTGAGAATGGTGCGGCAaacaaaacatccagtcagcggtaGTCCTGTGGGCGTAAACAGCTTTGATGAGAGGTCGaaagagaatggcaagaatcgtgcaagctaacaggcgggccacaagcagacatgctaacctctaacCATCACAATAACAGGAGGTTTGCGTTTTTGGGGGtttgatatttgtgcgtctaactttctcacggatcattattcacgattcattcaggactatctcTAATCATGGTAGTGTTTTGGAAAcattttattcttatttacaatgacagggaCTGCctcatgacacaatacattatttaccattaatttatattgggcacaaaataatctgaaacacggTAAATGCATCCCCCAAAAATTgcagtcacaagcttgatgtagtcattgcgtgctatgaatTTGGGACCAAAtgctaaacttttgactactttaacacacaattgaatttgtcccaatacttttggtcccctaaaatggaggcactatgtacaaaaagtgctgtaattctTCTTAGTGGTTCACCCGATTTTATAGATGGAGAATTACCTCATGTTTACGACAAATAAATGCTGATTAGATTTGTATGCTAGTGACAAGATGATCGATGCTTAGCTGCCAATTAACAAGTAAAAAAGATCTTGCTCTTATCCATGTCATAACCTACCCTGTCCTGTATCGACTTTTGGAGCAAACTGTTGTCTTGAGAACGTGCGTGAACCAGATTGGCCAAGTTTGCCATTTATTGCCACAGTTTGTGACAATACTATCGGTGGTGTAAAATGCAATGGATACACAAACAAGTTATTTAGTTGTTTTTTTCAGTACACAAAAACTTAAGCACAAAAGTGTTTTTATGTGCCCTGTCACACACTGCCTTTTAATCCGCAACAAAGTCAGTCTGATGGAAACAACTCTGGTGGGAAATGTGCATATAAAAAAAAAAGCTTATTATTTAATTTTAGCACAAATCTGTTTCAGATTttatggaaacctagctactgtcaGCAATGCTGCTGTCATCTTTCCCTCCAGTGTAGCCAATCAGGCCAATCCACATTCTGACTTGGGTGTTTGAGACATTGCCACAAGTTGTCAGGGATAGACCCAACTTTTCACAATGGTAGAGGCCTATCACTACACTCTAGTTTAATTATTTTCCTGGACTCTCATACGCATCATTCAAGTCTATGCAGACCTATGTTTATTACTGAGATATAGCAGGTCTGTATTTACATAATAGTACAATTTTGACCTTTTCTAACCCGTTAGTTGACCATGGGGGAGGAAGCCTAGGCCCATGTCAACACAGGCTGTTACAGGTTGAGTGacggctgtgtgtgtctgtactttAGCTCAGCTTCGCACTGACACCAACTTTGCCTGACGGCAACACAGCCCACAGCTTCCTGCCTGCTCACGGCGTGCACCTATTTTACTGATCTATTCGATGACTAACATTCTCACCCTCATGTCACTCGGACCCACATGCAATATAGACAGTATCACTATTGGCCCAAGAAGTTCTTACCTGATCTGTTGTCCTGAAGCACTTGCTCTGATGGGGCTCTGCAAGATACCATATGCTCAATCACTGCAATACAAGAAACTGTTTAGTCACTGCCCACTTTCATTATGGCCAAGACTAATCATTGAGCTACAGTCGTTATAAAATGGATTCCTCTTTTCATCAGTCTCTAATTAAACTTTAAAAGTACTTCTTGTGCAGTGCACATTGCAACGCCAGCAATGTAAATGCAAAGCAAATGCTCTTCCAAGTACGGCTGTGAGGTCTGCAGTAGCAATGATGAGTTAACAGTGTTGGTACATGGAAGGGGAACAGTGGGCTGATGGTGTCCTGGTTTGGTTTCTCTGTTTCAGGAGCTGAACGACCTGGGCAGGGACCCTCCTGCACAGTGTTCCGCTGGCCCGGTTGGAGACGACAGTAAGGCCAAACTGAGCACTTGTATTAAACCTAACATTATAATCATTCTTAATTTATTACAATTGTTTAGCGCTTTTCATTATACAGAATAATCTCAAAGTGCGTAAATGAATGATCAACAGCAAGGCATCTGAAACATTCCTCaactgtctccctttctgtttggCAGTGTTTCATTGGCAAGCTACAATTATGGGGCCTGTGAGTATCATTATAAAGTGTTTCTCCATTTGATGAATTTGAAGTTGCTTTGGCTGCTCAGTGTGACTGTTGAGATGTAATTCTGTTTTCTTTTCAGAATGACAGCCCATACCAAGGTGGTGTTTTTTTCCTGACTATTCACTTCCCCACAGACTATCCCTTCAAACCACCTAAGGTAATTATTCCGCTCTTGTTCCTCTGTTCTTTTACAATTGAAGTTGTCTTGATGCATGTGGAAGATTGAGGAATGAGGTTTCCGTGGATCAATGTGTTTGATTGCTCCTCCAACCTTTTCTTTGCAGCTTGCGTTCACCACAAGAATTTATCACCCAAATATTAACAGTAACGGCAGCATCTGCCTGGATATTTTGAGATCTCAGTGGTCTCCAGCATTAACTATCTCTAAAGGTAGGGTGTCGTTTTTCCATTCTTTGTGCCCTTTGTGTTACTCATTTTTACCTCGACTTCATTTCGATTCACATGCCTAAGATCCACTCCTAATCCTTCTTTTTAATCTCCCTTTCAGTACTTTTGTCCATTTGTTCACTCTTATGTGACCCCAACCCTGACGACCCGTTAGTGCCAGAGATCGCCCGTATCTACAAAACAGATACGGAAAAGTTAGTATATTGTACTCTAATCATTTTGTGAAAAATATTATGCAACTTTTTGATCCAAAGGCTTGAACAAGATCGGTGCAAAGTGAGTTATGCCCTATAATATTAGATCTAGATACTTATAATATAGGACTTTTCCTTCTGCATCAGGTATAATAGACTAGCGAGAGAATGGACAGAAAAGTACGCTATGCTTTAGGGTAAGACTGCCCTGCATCGTCGAGGGAGAGGACATTGTTGTGGGTTCTGACATTTATACTGTTGACAGCACTTCAACTAACTCAATGAGGCTGACATATTTTGCCACTAAGTAAATTTGCCTTGGTGGATGGTGGCTTTGCTCTGACCTGTATTCCCACTGTCTGATTGTCTGTCTTGGACTGTTTGACAGTATTGAATGCCATTTTGGTGGGACTATGGGAGGAGAGTATTCTGTGTGTGAACATTATGCATCTCAGGTTTATCTTGGGTATTTGCTGTGTTGTAAGGCATGGCGTTGTTCTTGAAGCTCCACCCCTCGTCTATTGTGGATTGATTTATGTTCTGTTACTTTTCCACAGGTACAACAGAATAGCCCGGGAATGGACTCAGAAGTACGCCATGTGATAATCGGTCATGGTCGTATCAACTTGCATTATAGCTGGGAAAAAACTATAAattactgttttttttttttgcccattCGACCGCAACCCCTTACCATCAGCAAATAACAGTAAATTATTCTTTGTTTTGCCCCCTAAATGTATTCACATCCTCTTAACATGGACAAATGTCTCCAATACCCATTTTTTCCCCCTTTACAAAATATGCCAATTGCTCTGAACTCTCAGTGAAGCATGTCTGTATAAAGCCAACCACAGCCACTTTGTGAAGAGCTCTTGATTGCTCTGAATTCACGCAGGAGGTGCCAACTAAAAATAAAGATTCTCAATGCCACCATTTCTGTATTGAGAGAATCAACATGGTTCAATCACACTTTTCCAATAGCATTAGAGAACTGATGTCTGTGAATATCATACACTTAATCTTAAAGTTAAGATTCACCTATTTTGAATGTTCTAAATGATTCCCGGGTTATTCCATGTGTATCTGAGCTACCGTTCCATCAGGCAGAAATACAGCCGGTGCAAAACTTGTCATACCGGCCTGATTGAACGGCAATAGCTCAGATACACATGGAATGACGCAGGAATCGATAGATCAGAGATGCACAAAAACTTTAACATTCAGAATGGGTGAATCTTAACTGTTTTGAATGGAGAATTGCTGAAGTAAATAAGAAATATTTTATGCATGTTAATAAGATAATTGGTTTGTGCTGCTGAGAATGGATTGAGAGCAAATGTGTTCACTTTGATATTTTGTTACTTTTTGTTCTTAGAATGTGGAGCCATTAGTTAATCATCATCCATAACACTGTTCTCTTTTGCACT
Above is a genomic segment from Oncorhynchus gorbuscha isolate QuinsamMale2020 ecotype Even-year linkage group LG23, OgorEven_v1.0, whole genome shotgun sequence containing:
- the LOC124011516 gene encoding ubiquitin-conjugating enzyme E2 D2-like isoform X1, coding for MALKRIHKELNDLGRDPPAQCSAGPVGDDMFHWQATIMGPNDSPYQGGVFFLTIHFPTDYPFKPPKLAFTTRIYHPNINSNGSICLDILRSQWSPALTISKVLLSICSLLCDPNPDDPLVPEIARIYKTDTEKYNRLAREWTEKYAML
- the LOC124011516 gene encoding ubiquitin-conjugating enzyme E2 D2-like isoform X2; its protein translation is MALKRIHKELNDLGRDPPAQCSAGPVGDDMFHWQATIMGPNDSPYQGGVFFLTIHFPTDYPFKPPKLAFTTRIYHPNINSNGSICLDILRSQWSPALTISKVLLSICSLLCDPNPDDPLVPEIARIYKTDTEKYNRIAREWTQKYAM